In Candidatus Eisenbacteria bacterium, the following are encoded in one genomic region:
- a CDS encoding metallopeptidase family protein: MTPRDEEALGRLLDRIEELDRQGDARALRREVQRGRTRFPESIDMMEWDAMLASEDGRLAPALEVLDAILVRAPRRFWPRRERAAVLLDLGRFEDALAALDDLGRAAKLRDDDERASLHHDRGLCLDRLGRAAEADREFARAARLHPKQFFVPLRLSAEEFDVLVERAIDHIPRRFQKYLRQTVVTVDDYPPLDSEDPFVLGVYHGVPRPQRSALSTDDPDTIIVFKRSHEITCRDGAKLEEEVVRTVVHEIAHHFGIEHEDMGDFR; the protein is encoded by the coding sequence GTGACGCCGCGCGACGAGGAAGCCCTCGGGCGGCTCCTCGACCGCATCGAGGAGCTCGATCGACAGGGCGACGCGCGGGCGCTGCGTCGCGAGGTCCAGCGCGGGCGGACGCGCTTTCCGGAATCCATCGACATGATGGAATGGGATGCGATGCTCGCGAGCGAGGACGGCCGCCTCGCCCCCGCGCTCGAGGTGCTCGACGCCATCCTCGTGCGGGCGCCGCGGCGCTTCTGGCCGCGACGCGAGCGGGCCGCGGTGCTCCTCGACCTCGGACGCTTCGAGGACGCGCTCGCAGCCCTCGACGATCTCGGGCGGGCGGCGAAGCTGCGCGACGACGACGAGCGCGCGAGCCTGCACCACGACCGCGGACTCTGCCTCGATCGCCTCGGCCGCGCCGCCGAGGCCGATCGCGAGTTCGCCCGCGCGGCGCGCCTCCACCCCAAGCAGTTCTTCGTGCCGCTGCGACTCTCGGCCGAGGAGTTCGACGTGCTGGTCGAGCGCGCGATCGATCACATCCCGCGGCGGTTCCAGAAGTACCTGCGGCAGACGGTCGTCACCGTCGACGACTATCCGCCGCTCGACTCAGAGGACCCGTTCGTTCTCGGCGTCTACCACGGGGTGCCGCGGCCCCAGCGCAGTGCGCTCAGCACGGACGATCCCGACACGATCATCGTCTTCAAGCGCTCGCACGAGATCACCTGTCGCGACGGCGCGAAGCTGGAAGAAGAAGTCGTGCGTACGGTCGTGCACGAGATCGCGCACCACTTCGGCATCGAGCACGAGGACATGGGCGACTTTCGCTAG
- a CDS encoding thiamine pyrophosphate-dependent enzyme — MTLADALAIIMPRLTNEACVCSNGFMSRAAYGARDSDASFYMIGSMGLASSIGLGIATARPSRRVLVLDGDGNVLMNMGTLATIAVAAPTNLLHVCFDNAAHASTGGQRTISDRVRLDAVARAAGYAWVGRVETPAELTGQVPAFLAKEGPAFLLVRIALGPPGPPGPRIPYTPTEMTARMRRALGADS, encoded by the coding sequence ATGACGCTCGCCGACGCGCTCGCGATCATCATGCCTCGGCTCACGAACGAGGCGTGCGTGTGCTCGAATGGCTTCATGTCGCGCGCGGCGTACGGCGCGCGCGACAGCGACGCGTCGTTCTACATGATCGGGTCGATGGGGCTCGCCTCGTCGATCGGTCTCGGCATCGCCACGGCGCGCCCTTCGCGCCGCGTCCTCGTGCTCGATGGCGACGGCAACGTGCTGATGAACATGGGCACCCTCGCGACGATCGCCGTCGCGGCGCCGACGAACCTCCTCCACGTCTGTTTCGACAACGCGGCGCACGCCTCGACGGGCGGGCAGCGGACCATCTCCGATCGCGTCCGGCTCGACGCGGTCGCGCGCGCGGCGGGCTATGCCTGGGTCGGGCGCGTCGAGACGCCCGCCGAGCTCACGGGGCAGGTGCCGGCGTTTCTCGCCAAGGAAGGGCCGGCTTTCCTGCTCGTGCGGATCGCCCTCGGGCCGCCCGGACCTCCTGGGCCACGCATTCCCTACACGCCCACCGAGATGACGGCGCGCATGCGACGCGCTCTCGGCGCGGACTCGTGA
- a CDS encoding thiamine pyrophosphate-binding protein → MAFPADRFVDSLLTAGIDFATGVPCSLVGPVIAELERRELYHGETREDAALGVAAGAYLGGKLPMVVMQNSGLGVCLNALASLHLLYEMPCLVLVTWRGMAGKDAPEHLVMGEVMPRLLDLFGIPWRAPEPDALAGDVAWAGERLRATRKPVALVVRPGLFTTHG, encoded by the coding sequence GTGGCGTTCCCGGCCGATCGATTCGTCGACTCGCTTCTCACCGCCGGCATCGACTTCGCGACCGGCGTGCCCTGCTCGCTGGTCGGCCCGGTCATCGCCGAGCTCGAGCGGCGCGAGCTCTATCACGGCGAGACGCGCGAGGACGCGGCGCTCGGCGTCGCCGCCGGCGCCTACCTCGGCGGCAAGCTGCCGATGGTCGTGATGCAGAATTCGGGTCTCGGCGTGTGCTTGAACGCCCTCGCGTCGCTCCATCTCCTGTACGAGATGCCGTGCCTCGTGCTGGTCACCTGGCGCGGCATGGCGGGCAAGGATGCCCCCGAGCACCTGGTGATGGGCGAGGTGATGCCGCGGCTGCTCGATCTCTTCGGCATCCCGTGGCGCGCGCCCGAGCCCGACGCGCTCGCCGGCGACGTCGCCTGGGCCGGTGAGCGCCTGCGGGCGACCCGCAAGCCGGTGGCCCTGGTCGTTAGGCCGGGGCTCTTCACGACCCACGGCTAG